TTCGTCAATTCCGGTAAGGCCTATGCCCAAACGGTGCATTTCGTCGCCGGCGTAAAAATCCTTGTAGAGCATGAACACATCGCCCCAAGGCGCGTAGTAGCTCAGCTCGCCCTTCTTGCCATCATGATACGCCTCGCGGGCAGTCACATTCAGCTTTTCGGGTGGATAGAACATCCATTGCGCATCTCGAAAATTGGTTAAATCCAATTCGAGAGGAAGCTGCTCGTAGAACTCTTTTGCCGCGCTGGTGTNNNNNGCAAACGACCATAACGAAGACCATAAGGCCGGCAACCAGAAGCGATACAATATGG
The sequence above is drawn from the Oceanidesulfovibrio indonesiensis genome and encodes:
- a CDS encoding cyclophilin-like fold protein — protein: MYRFWLPALWSSLWSFAXXTSAAKEFYEQLPLELDLTNFRDAQWMFYPPEKLNVTAREAYHDGKKGELSYYAPWGDVFMLYKDFYAGDEMHRLGIGLTGIDEIADMSGSAVIQKLGSNTSGEETTMQMTVNANGKTIVFELNDSTAARELYNQLPXRKTLRPELSPNMHPGETS